The Saprospiraceae bacterium genome includes a window with the following:
- the ltrA gene encoding group II intron reverse transcriptase/maturase, whose amino-acid sequence MTELFETRSKPIPITKEMVRDAYRHVRSNKGSAGVDEEDLQKFEENLLPNLYKLWNRLSSGSYFPKPVKEVIIPKSGGGERKLGIPTVTDRIAQQVVKAFIEPRLESEFMANSYGYRPHKNAHQAIEQVRQNTRQYAWVVDMDISKFFDEVDHELLMKAVERHVSEKWVKMYIRRWLETPISTKEGLVAKTGCGTPQGGVISPLLANLFLHYVLDKWIEKTFPTVAFVRYADDVIVHCISEQQSHYVLEGIKRRLAACKLRLNDGKTKIVYCHNYKRAIRKDYPKKFDFLGYSFKPMSKPSTKGGMFLGFDCEMSMKARSRIIEQWKEMDFHRDSSLTLHKLAAMLNVKTKMSCPQLNANTKKV is encoded by the coding sequence ATGACAGAATTATTTGAGACAAGATCAAAACCTATTCCGATTACCAAAGAGATGGTAAGGGATGCCTATCGGCATGTTAGGAGTAACAAAGGAAGTGCAGGAGTGGACGAAGAGGATCTTCAAAAGTTTGAGGAAAATCTTTTACCAAATTTGTACAAACTATGGAACAGACTTTCAAGTGGTAGCTACTTTCCCAAGCCAGTAAAAGAAGTAATCATACCCAAGTCAGGAGGTGGAGAGAGAAAGCTGGGCATACCTACAGTTACAGATAGGATAGCACAGCAAGTAGTCAAGGCTTTTATAGAGCCACGATTAGAATCGGAGTTTATGGCCAATTCATATGGGTATCGACCTCACAAGAACGCACACCAAGCGATAGAGCAAGTACGACAAAACACTAGGCAATACGCATGGGTCGTGGACATGGATATCAGCAAATTTTTCGATGAAGTAGATCATGAATTATTGATGAAAGCCGTTGAGCGACATGTGTCAGAAAAGTGGGTAAAGATGTACATTAGAAGATGGCTAGAGACACCGATCTCGACCAAAGAAGGACTAGTTGCAAAAACAGGATGTGGAACACCACAAGGAGGAGTGATTAGTCCGTTGCTAGCGAATTTGTTTTTGCATTATGTACTAGACAAATGGATAGAGAAAACATTTCCTACGGTAGCATTTGTACGCTACGCAGATGATGTGATTGTGCACTGTATCAGTGAGCAACAGAGCCATTATGTACTAGAAGGCATAAAGCGAAGATTAGCAGCATGTAAATTGCGACTAAACGATGGGAAGACCAAAATAGTCTATTGTCACAACTACAAACGAGCTATCAGAAAAGACTATCCCAAGAAATTTGATTTTCTAGGATATAGTTTCAAACCCATGAGCAAACCATCCACAAAAGGCGGAATGTTTCTAGGATTTGATTGCGAGATGAGTATGAAAGCACGAAGTAGGATAATTGAACAATGGAAGGAGATGGATTTTCACCGAGATAGTTCGCTAACATTACACAAGCTAGCAGCGATGCTCAACGTTAAGACGAAAATGTCTTGCCCTCAATTAAATGCGAACACAAAAAAAGTTTAA
- a CDS encoding helix-turn-helix domain-containing protein — MENKKKERMSTNKKTELVLQLLRGESLDELCRIHHVSASQLSEWRDIFVSKGKEGFRKSSDDHRLREAQAIIGRQAIELDLYKKRWY; from the coding sequence ATGGAAAACAAGAAAAAAGAAAGAATGAGTACCAATAAAAAGACTGAATTGGTACTGCAATTATTGCGAGGTGAGTCACTGGATGAACTTTGTAGAATCCATCATGTATCTGCCAGTCAATTGAGTGAGTGGCGTGATATCTTTGTCAGCAAAGGTAAAGAAGGTTTCCGTAAGAGCTCGGACGATCATCGTCTGCGTGAAGCCCAAGCGATCATTGGTCGCCAAGCCATAGAGCTTGACCTGTATAAAAAAAGATGGTATTGA
- a CDS encoding DDE-type integrase/transposase/recombinase, with the protein MTCIKKDGIDSSDKRKIVSMLINTEPKPNIRLALKVSDLSVGAWYDRRSLKTDKCKPGPKSVYSDVEVLQALRKYIAEPIFYLEGYKKLKVRLKEEYGIDVGKERLRRIMTENELLCHQKNRSHPLRYHHDGKIITDCPNQIWGMDIKEFHTCIGKIYLFDISDHFNSEIKGWYVNTTSNANDAMQALRNAVRAEFGNVAKDVCKGTNLKLRVDHGTQFDSKAFEDELNF; encoded by the coding sequence TTGACCTGTATAAAAAAAGATGGTATTGATTCGTCAGATAAAAGAAAAATAGTTTCCATGCTAATCAATACAGAACCAAAACCAAATATTAGATTGGCTCTTAAGGTCAGTGACCTAAGCGTAGGAGCTTGGTATGACAGGCGGTCATTGAAGACAGATAAATGTAAGCCAGGGCCAAAATCTGTGTACTCAGACGTTGAAGTGCTTCAAGCCTTAAGGAAGTATATAGCCGAGCCTATTTTTTATTTAGAAGGCTATAAGAAACTCAAGGTTAGGCTCAAAGAAGAATATGGCATCGATGTGGGTAAGGAAAGGCTAAGAAGGATCATGACAGAAAATGAGCTTCTGTGTCATCAAAAAAACAGATCACACCCACTCAGGTATCATCACGACGGTAAGATCATCACGGATTGTCCCAATCAAATCTGGGGCATGGACATCAAAGAATTTCATACTTGTATAGGAAAAATTTACTTATTTGATATCTCGGATCATTTCAATAGCGAAATTAAAGGATGGTACGTAAACACAACATCCAATGCAAATGATGCGATGCAAGCTCTCAGAAACGCTGTAAGAGCCGAGTTTGGCAATGTGGCCAAAGATGTGTGTAAAGGTACAAATCTAAAGCTCAGAGTGGATCATGGCACTCAATTTGATTCCAAAGCTTTTGAAGATGAATTGAATTTTTAA
- a CDS encoding transposase, giving the protein MEFLSILKSSAFVRSPQSNGVIERFHRTLKEQLTLINTFKNIDEIHQNIHTFVAKYNQKWLLHRLKLQSPLKYKEGNPSGNTEPEGVRH; this is encoded by the coding sequence ATTGAATTTTTAAGCATTTTAAAAAGTTCTGCCTTTGTAAGAAGCCCACAAAGCAACGGGGTTATTGAAAGATTCCACAGAACGCTCAAAGAACAATTAACCTTAATCAATACATTTAAAAATATAGACGAAATACATCAAAATATTCATACATTTGTTGCCAAATATAACCAGAAGTGGCTATTGCATAGATTGAAACTTCAATCTCCACTGAAATATAAAGAGGGGAATCCATCGGGTAATACTGAACCAGAGGGAGTCCGTCATTGA
- a CDS encoding tyrosine-type recombinase/integrase: MMSELKYVSDYHVVEFEEFMILKNFSKRTIKTYVQIVKQFINWWEKHHLNVPMSDDVVRKYLLHRFDTGKDWQTVNSDYSAIQKWFKNVLMLSWSLTKLPRARKEKKLPSILSKEDVVKIIEAAATFKQQVLLTFVYVTGARLSETTHVKIDDIDSHRMQVRINQGSARWIVILRAKGNKDRFIMLPQILIDLLRDYYRREKPEVYLFNAKVKAQAYNPRSVQLAMQQAKKKAKVTKKGSIHTLRNCYATHHLEGGTDLVFLQEQMGHKNLRTTIRYIGLCVERHRYIKHPIDNLPIKYR; this comes from the coding sequence ATGATGTCCGAATTAAAGTATGTAAGTGATTACCATGTGGTAGAATTTGAAGAGTTTATGATACTCAAAAATTTCTCCAAACGCACCATCAAAACGTATGTCCAGATTGTGAAACAGTTTATCAATTGGTGGGAAAAACATCATCTCAATGTGCCGATGAGCGATGATGTAGTGCGTAAATATCTATTGCACCGATTTGATACTGGCAAAGACTGGCAGACGGTCAATTCCGACTACTCAGCGATCCAAAAATGGTTTAAAAATGTGCTCATGCTCTCGTGGAGTCTGACAAAACTGCCACGTGCCCGCAAGGAAAAGAAATTGCCATCGATACTGTCCAAAGAAGATGTAGTCAAAATTATCGAAGCGGCTGCTACTTTCAAACAGCAAGTGTTACTGACCTTTGTTTATGTCACAGGTGCACGACTTAGTGAAACCACCCATGTGAAGATCGATGACATCGACTCTCATCGTATGCAGGTACGCATCAATCAAGGTTCAGCCCGTTGGATAGTCATTCTACGGGCTAAAGGCAATAAAGACCGATTTATCATGCTTCCGCAGATACTTATAGATTTGCTTAGGGATTATTACAGGAGAGAAAAACCGGAAGTCTATCTCTTTAATGCCAAGGTGAAAGCCCAAGCCTACAATCCACGTTCTGTTCAGTTGGCCATGCAGCAGGCAAAAAAGAAGGCCAAAGTCACCAAAAAAGGGTCAATACATACCCTTCGCAACTGTTATGCTACACACCATCTCGAAGGTGGCACGGATTTGGTCTTCTTACAGGAACAGATGGGGCACAAAAACCTGCGAACCACCATCCGCTACATAGGCCTATGTGTGGAACGCCACCGCTACATCAAACATCCGATCGACAACCTGCCCATAAAGTACAGGTAA
- a CDS encoding transposase zinc-binding domain-containing protein — MFRDYGEQYIEIYKPSHEQIKLIRAIRVCKTPALGGTIIRCNDCGHKHYIYHSCGHSHCMICQSIKREQWVDKLRNKLLKIPYVHTIFTLPHQLNNLARNNESVIYSLIMKVAWMTIKNIGSKSGYTPGMTSILHTFGSDMKYHIHVHALVTFGGLSDDGAWIYPKDKHKLDKYRSICASYKAIFIKELRTLHKSGKINYHNDFEALISEVEKIRWVVHSTRPTMDTKIIEDYLAKYINPVGNFPTG; from the coding sequence TTGTTTCGAGACTATGGGGAGCAATATATCGAGATATACAAGCCATCACACGAGCAGATCAAACTTATACGTGCCATCAGGGTCTGCAAGACACCAGCACTTGGCGGTACTATCATCCGCTGCAATGACTGTGGCCATAAACATTACATTTATCACAGTTGTGGCCATAGTCATTGTATGATTTGTCAAAGCATCAAGCGAGAACAGTGGGTGGATAAACTACGGAACAAATTGCTCAAAATACCTTATGTTCACACCATATTCACCCTGCCACATCAACTTAATAATCTTGCACGCAATAATGAATCCGTCATCTATTCCCTGATCATGAAAGTAGCATGGATGACCATCAAAAACATAGGGTCCAAATCGGGTTATACACCCGGCATGACATCTATTCTTCATACATTCGGGTCTGACATGAAGTACCATATCCATGTCCATGCCCTTGTGACTTTTGGAGGTCTGAGCGATGACGGAGCATGGATTTACCCCAAGGATAAACACAAACTCGATAAGTATAGAAGCATCTGTGCAAGCTATAAAGCTATCTTTATCAAAGAACTCAGAACTCTTCACAAATCAGGTAAAATCAATTATCACAATGATTTTGAAGCACTCATATCAGAAGTAGAAAAAATCCGTTGGGTTGTTCACTCCACACGCCCGACGATGGATACCAAAATCATCGAAGATTATCTCGCAAAATATATAAACCCCGTAGGAAATTTTCCAACGGGGTAA
- a CDS encoding type II toxin-antitoxin system RelE/ParE family toxin produces the protein MKNFETIFLEAAKEFIASLDKKSASKVFYNIDLAEQTNDTKIFKKLVGEIWEFRGKYSGNQHRLLAFWDKSKNRNTLVIATHGFIKKTSKVPKNKIQKAEKIRSEYFASKK, from the coding sequence TTGAAGAATTTTGAAACCATATTTTTGGAAGCGGCTAAGGAGTTTATTGCCAGTCTCGATAAGAAATCGGCAAGTAAAGTCTTTTATAATATAGATTTAGCTGAGCAAACCAACGATACAAAGATTTTCAAAAAACTTGTGGGTGAAATTTGGGAGTTCAGAGGTAAATATTCAGGAAACCAACATAGATTATTAGCCTTTTGGGATAAGTCAAAAAACAGAAATACATTGGTAATTGCAACACATGGCTTTATAAAAAAGACAAGTAAAGTGCCAAAGAATAAAATTCAAAAGGCTGAAAAAATCAGAAGTGAGTATTTTGCATCAAAAAAATAG
- a CDS encoding helix-turn-helix transcriptional regulator, with protein sequence MANKEMKTYTLAEMKDMYIGKQGTKDRDEYEYELRMDIIGKMIKQARQDRNLTQEQLGELIGVQKSQISKLESSANSATIDTIIKVFKALKAEINFRVKLENEFVQLV encoded by the coding sequence ATGGCAAATAAAGAAATGAAGACATATACCCTAGCAGAAATGAAGGATATGTACATTGGCAAACAGGGTACAAAAGATAGAGACGAATATGAGTATGAACTTAGGATGGATATCATTGGCAAAATGATCAAACAAGCACGTCAAGACCGAAACTTAACGCAAGAACAATTAGGTGAACTAATCGGTGTTCAAAAGTCACAAATTTCAAAACTTGAAAGCAGTGCAAACAGTGCAACAATAGATACTATAATCAAAGTTTTCAAAGCATTGAAGGCTGAAATAAACTTTCGGGTAAAACTTGAAAATGAATTTGTACAATTAGTTTAA
- a CDS encoding helix-turn-helix transcriptional regulator, giving the protein MKNSKQITTFEEHLTRQYGQIGSEKRTEFESKAKSFVIGELLKEERLEANLTQEELADKIGAKKSYISRVENGKTDIQISTLFRLFEFGLGKRINIIIE; this is encoded by the coding sequence ATGAAAAATAGCAAACAGATTACAACATTCGAAGAACATTTAACAAGGCAATACGGACAAATTGGCTCTGAGAAGAGAACGGAATTTGAATCCAAAGCAAAGTCATTTGTAATAGGTGAACTTTTAAAAGAAGAACGCCTTGAAGCAAATTTAACACAAGAAGAATTGGCTGATAAAATTGGAGCGAAAAAGAGTTATATATCCAGAGTTGAAAATGGAAAGACTGACATTCAAATATCGACACTTTTTAGACTTTTTGAATTTGGACTTGGCAAACGAATAAACATAATAATTGAATAA
- the sucD gene encoding succinate--CoA ligase subunit alpha — MSVLVNKDSRIIVQGFTGKEGTFHAEQMIDYGTNVVGGDTPGKGGTEHMGKPVFNSVKDAVAKAGADTSIIFVPPGFAADAIMESAEAGIKVIICITEGIPVQDMVIAKAYIEQYDCTLVGPNCPGVITPGEAKVGIMPGFVFKKGRIGVVSKSGTLTYEAADQIVKAGMGISTAIGIGGDPIIGTPTKDAVKLLMDDPETDGIVMIGEIGGNYEADAARYIKATGNKKPVVGFIAGQTAPKGRTMGHAGAIVGGHDDTAEAKMKIMAENGIHVVNSPADIGITMARVLKG; from the coding sequence ATGAGTGTATTGGTCAATAAAGACTCCAGGATCATAGTACAGGGATTCACAGGTAAAGAAGGTACTTTTCATGCTGAACAAATGATCGATTACGGGACAAATGTAGTGGGTGGAGATACTCCCGGCAAAGGAGGTACAGAACATATGGGCAAACCTGTCTTCAACTCAGTAAAAGATGCAGTTGCAAAAGCCGGAGCTGATACATCCATCATCTTTGTTCCACCGGGGTTTGCAGCTGATGCGATCATGGAATCTGCTGAAGCCGGCATCAAAGTCATTATCTGTATTACAGAGGGCATTCCTGTACAGGATATGGTCATCGCAAAAGCCTATATTGAACAATATGATTGTACTCTGGTAGGACCCAATTGTCCCGGAGTCATTACGCCCGGAGAAGCCAAGGTCGGTATCATGCCCGGATTTGTATTTAAGAAAGGTCGTATCGGTGTGGTGTCCAAATCAGGTACGTTGACATATGAAGCTGCAGACCAGATAGTAAAAGCAGGTATGGGTATATCCACAGCAATAGGTATAGGTGGAGACCCCATCATTGGTACACCTACCAAAGATGCTGTCAAATTACTCATGGATGATCCTGAAACTGACGGTATCGTCATGATAGGAGAGATCGGCGGAAATTATGAAGCGGATGCCGCAAGATATATCAAAGCGACAGGAAATAAAAAACCTGTCGTAGGATTTATTGCGGGCCAAACCGCGCCAAAAGGCAGAACAATGGGCCATGCAGGTGCAATCGTAGGTGGTCATGATGATACCGCAGAAGCAAAAATGAAAATCATGGCAGAAAATGGTATCCACGTAGTCAACTCGCCTGCTGATATAGGGATCACCATGGCAAGGGTATTGAAAGGTTGA
- a CDS encoding septum formation initiator family protein: MAKDKKIREEVASVLGVSPKWINKFTIVTVLFIVWLTFFDKHNIFAYQKLKGTISNMEQEKERLNDEIAQALKDKEDLKNNHEKFAREKHLMHLPGEEIILIESKKDKK; encoded by the coding sequence ATGGCAAAAGATAAGAAAATTCGCGAAGAAGTAGCATCGGTATTGGGCGTCTCTCCCAAATGGATAAATAAGTTCACCATAGTGACTGTATTATTTATCGTGTGGTTGACTTTTTTTGACAAACACAATATTTTTGCTTATCAAAAACTGAAGGGAACAATATCTAATATGGAGCAGGAGAAAGAAAGGCTCAATGATGAGATTGCTCAGGCTCTAAAGGATAAAGAAGACCTCAAAAACAATCATGAAAAATTTGCAAGAGAAAAACACCTGATGCATTTGCCTGGTGAGGAGATAATATTAATAGAAAGTAAAAAAGATAAAAAATGA
- the eno gene encoding phosphopyruvate hydratase, with protein sequence MSVIVDIRAREILDSRGNPTVEVEVLTENGVMGRAAVPSGASTGKYEAVELRDNDKSRYLGRGVLNACNNIDDKLRDALIGEDVFEQRYIDDIMIELDGTDNKSSIGANAILGVSLAVAKAAAEESGQSLFRYVGGVNAHVMPVPMMNILNGGSHADNSIDFQEFMIMPVGAEQFSEGLRMGVEVFHHLKSVLKSKGYSTNVGDEGGFAPNIKSNEEAIEIVLKSIEAAGYRPGIDIMIAMDAAASEFYDEKEKLYHFHKSAGKKLSSDEMVEYWTNWVNKYPIFSIEDGLHEDDWASWSKLTKALGSRVQLVGDDLFVTNTKRLQRGIEEEAANSILVKVNQIGSLTETIDAVNLATRNGFTSVMSHRSGETEDTTIADLAVALNTGQIKTGSASRSDRIAKYNQLLRIEEELGDSAYYPGRSLLS encoded by the coding sequence ATGAGTGTTATTGTAGATATCCGAGCCAGAGAAATTCTGGATTCAAGAGGAAATCCGACTGTGGAAGTAGAAGTGTTGACTGAAAATGGGGTGATGGGAAGGGCAGCTGTCCCATCAGGTGCTTCAACAGGTAAATATGAGGCAGTAGAACTGAGAGATAATGACAAAAGCAGATATCTGGGTAGAGGTGTTTTGAATGCCTGCAACAATATAGACGACAAACTAAGAGATGCATTGATTGGTGAAGATGTATTTGAGCAAAGATATATTGATGATATCATGATAGAATTGGACGGTACAGACAATAAATCATCTATCGGTGCCAATGCAATCCTTGGAGTCTCACTTGCTGTAGCCAAAGCTGCGGCAGAAGAATCAGGGCAATCACTTTTCAGATACGTAGGAGGAGTCAATGCGCATGTGATGCCTGTGCCCATGATGAATATCCTCAATGGTGGATCACATGCTGACAATAGTATTGATTTTCAGGAATTTATGATCATGCCTGTAGGTGCTGAACAGTTTTCAGAAGGCCTAAGAATGGGTGTAGAAGTCTTTCACCACTTAAAATCTGTCCTAAAATCAAAAGGATATTCCACTAATGTGGGAGATGAAGGTGGTTTTGCACCGAATATCAAATCCAACGAAGAAGCTATAGAAATAGTACTGAAATCAATAGAAGCAGCCGGATACAGACCTGGAATTGATATCATGATAGCTATGGATGCTGCGGCATCTGAGTTTTATGACGAAAAAGAAAAACTCTATCATTTCCATAAATCAGCAGGTAAAAAACTGAGCAGCGACGAGATGGTAGAATATTGGACCAATTGGGTCAACAAATACCCAATATTTTCTATTGAAGACGGCCTGCATGAAGATGACTGGGCATCCTGGTCAAAACTTACTAAAGCTCTGGGTTCAAGAGTTCAGCTGGTGGGAGATGATCTTTTTGTGACCAATACCAAAAGACTGCAACGCGGTATAGAAGAGGAAGCCGCCAACTCTATCCTCGTAAAAGTCAATCAGATCGGGTCACTTACTGAGACCATAGATGCAGTCAATCTGGCCACAAGAAATGGCTTTACTTCTGTGATGAGCCATAGATCAGGTGAGACTGAGGATACTACTATCGCTGATCTTGCAGTCGCATTGAACACAGGACAGATTAAGACAGGCTCGGCTTCAAGAAGTGACAGGATAGCTAAATATAACCAATTATTACGTATAGAAGAAGAATTAGGTGATTCTGCTTATTATCCGGGCAGATCATTGCTTTCATAA
- the carA gene encoding glutamine-hydrolyzing carbamoyl-phosphate synthase small subunit: MDFSGKGKAVVLFEDGSFYEGSAAGVTGTTTGEVCFNTGMTGYQEIFTDPSYYGQVLVTTNVHVGNYGIKNTDTESERIQISGLICRNFTNDYSRPMADQEIQKYFEENNLVCIYDVDTRAIVRNIRNKGAMNCIISSENFDKDALMKQLKKVPSMEGLELASKVSTHQIYEMGEPNAPYKVAVLDFGTKRNILRSLAQRGCHLHVFPAKTPLKEILDYSADGYFLSNGPGDPATMDYAIHTVKGLLETRKPMFGICLGHQILALANDIATYKMHHGHRGANHPVINLATGKCEITSQNHGFTVKEDDVFQKNETIEITHRNLNDETIEGIRMKNQPAYSVQYHPEANPGPHDSKYLFDEFVNLLKQTKNN, from the coding sequence ATGGATTTTTCAGGTAAAGGTAAAGCAGTAGTACTTTTTGAAGATGGAAGTTTTTATGAAGGAAGTGCTGCAGGAGTGACAGGAACTACGACCGGTGAAGTGTGTTTTAATACTGGAATGACGGGTTATCAGGAAATATTTACCGACCCTTCTTATTATGGTCAGGTATTGGTAACCACCAATGTTCATGTAGGCAATTATGGTATCAAAAATACAGATACAGAATCTGAAAGGATACAAATATCCGGATTGATCTGTCGTAATTTTACCAATGATTACAGTCGCCCCATGGCTGACCAGGAAATTCAAAAGTATTTTGAAGAGAATAATCTGGTATGTATTTATGATGTAGATACAAGGGCTATTGTCAGAAATATCAGGAACAAAGGTGCTATGAATTGTATCATTTCATCTGAAAACTTCGATAAAGATGCTTTGATGAAGCAATTAAAAAAAGTGCCATCAATGGAAGGCCTTGAACTCGCGAGTAAAGTATCCACCCATCAGATTTATGAAATGGGTGAACCCAACGCGCCATACAAGGTTGCCGTTTTGGATTTTGGTACCAAAAGAAACATCCTGCGCAGTCTCGCACAAAGAGGATGTCATCTTCATGTTTTTCCTGCTAAGACTCCGCTCAAAGAAATATTGGATTATAGCGCTGATGGTTATTTTTTATCCAATGGGCCGGGTGATCCCGCAACCATGGATTATGCCATTCACACTGTAAAAGGACTACTTGAAACCAGAAAGCCTATGTTTGGCATTTGTTTGGGTCATCAGATCCTTGCACTTGCCAATGATATTGCTACCTATAAAATGCATCATGGCCACAGAGGAGCCAACCATCCTGTGATCAATCTTGCGACAGGAAAATGTGAAATAACTAGCCAAAATCATGGATTTACTGTCAAAGAAGATGACGTCTTTCAAAAAAATGAGACCATAGAGATCACACACCGCAATCTCAATGATGAAACCATCGAAGGTATCAGAATGAAGAATCAACCGGCATATTCGGTTCAGTATCATCCTGAAGCAAATCCCGGCCCACATGATTCCAAATATTTATTTGATGAATTCGTAAATTTATTAAAACAAACTAAAAATAATTAA
- a CDS encoding cytochrome c produces the protein MNKSIIVSFLALIVLACGPKENKNTVSTTAQPEPAIDGAKIFKQSCALCHGADGKLGANGSKDLTMSETDLETRILQITKGKGLMTPFENILSLSEIKAVAEYTMTLNPGLKNN, from the coding sequence ATCAATAAATCTATCATTGTATCTTTTTTGGCATTGATTGTCTTAGCATGTGGCCCGAAAGAGAATAAAAACACAGTATCTACGACTGCACAACCTGAACCTGCAATAGATGGGGCCAAAATTTTCAAACAGAGTTGTGCTTTATGTCATGGTGCAGATGGCAAACTTGGGGCAAATGGATCAAAAGATCTTACGATGTCAGAAACAGACCTTGAAACGAGAATACTGCAGATCACAAAAGGCAAAGGGTTGATGACTCCATTTGAAAACATCCTTTCACTTTCAGAGATTAAGGCAGTTGCAGAATACACCATGACTCTAAACCCCGGTCTAAAGAATAATTAA
- a CDS encoding SPFH domain-containing protein, which translates to MKTEKSIQPTSGYLMLLISFVLLAAGIANIFLHWLPIWVSVPIFVIYLLIISGFLAIEPNSSRVLTLFGDYVGTVKQSGFFWANPFFIKKKISQRAHNLETSQLKVNDKQGNPIMIAAVVVWKVADTYKAAFDVEHYEKFVEIQSESALRKMAMEYSYDNFEDESAHLTLRSSSVEINEMLEQEIADRLKLAGVDVIEARISHLAYAQEIASAMLQRQQATAIIAARSKIVEGAVGMVKMALDALSKKEIVHLDEDKKATMVSNLLVVLCSDRAVSPVVNTGTLHQ; encoded by the coding sequence ATGAAAACAGAAAAATCCATTCAACCAACTTCGGGCTATTTAATGCTTCTTATCAGTTTTGTTCTCCTCGCTGCAGGCATTGCCAACATCTTTTTACATTGGCTTCCCATATGGGTATCTGTACCAATCTTTGTTATTTACTTACTTATAATTTCAGGATTTCTTGCCATTGAACCGAACAGTAGCAGAGTACTTACTTTATTTGGTGATTACGTAGGAACAGTCAAGCAATCCGGATTTTTCTGGGCGAATCCTTTTTTTATCAAGAAAAAAATATCTCAGAGAGCTCATAATCTTGAAACATCCCAACTCAAAGTCAACGACAAACAAGGCAATCCGATTATGATTGCTGCTGTAGTAGTGTGGAAGGTCGCAGATACTTACAAAGCCGCTTTTGATGTCGAACATTATGAAAAATTTGTGGAAATCCAGAGTGAGTCTGCATTGAGAAAAATGGCCATGGAATATTCATATGATAATTTTGAAGACGAAAGCGCACATCTAACCCTTAGGTCCAGTTCTGTTGAGATCAACGAAATGCTTGAACAGGAAATAGCAGACAGACTTAAGCTTGCGGGCGTTGATGTCATAGAGGCCAGAATCAGCCACCTTGCGTATGCTCAGGAAATTGCAAGTGCAATGTTGCAACGACAGCAAGCAACAGCAATCATTGCGGCAAGAAGCAAGATAGTAGAGGGCGCAGTTGGAATGGTAAAGATGGCTTTGGATGCGCTCAGTAAAAAAGAAATTGTACACTTAGATGAAGACAAAAAAGCCACTATGGTTAGTAATCTTCTCGTAGTACTTTGTTCCGACAGGGCTGTGTCACCGGTTGTAAATACGGGTACTTTGCATCAATAA